In Nostoc sp. CENA543, a single genomic region encodes these proteins:
- a CDS encoding efflux RND transporter permease subunit produces MFVNFFIKRPVFTSVCAIIIFLVGAISIPTLPTDRYPEISPTQIIVNANYTGASAEVVEKTVTSVLERQINGVQGMKYITSSSSNDGTSTITVTFDASRDKDIAAVDVQNRISLAQSQLPEAVQRTGVTVKKQSNNLLLAMGLYSDRQEYDNIFLSNYADLYLVDALKRIDGVSEAQIFGERRYAMRLWLDPNRLASRNLTAQDVIDALDEQNIQIGAGQIGQPPVPSDLMYQIDLTAVSRLTDVSEFENIVLKTGADGSLITFKDIGRAELGAENYNSFLRFRGKDGVGIGIFPLPGSNAIEVAKAVRLEMARLAKSFPPGMEYQVAFDTTDFVEASLVEVVITLLQAIALVVLVIFLFLQDWRTTLIPVITIPLSLIGTFAFIKVFGFSINTLTLFGMTLATGMVVDDAIIVVENVSRLIQNQGMSPRQAASATMRELFGAVIATSLVLMAVFVPVAFFPGATGQIYRQFALTIAFSIGISTFLAVTLTPTLSALLLRAKPKPRGIFGWFFGRINWFLEAMQRQYERSLYFLYRVRAIMIGLFVASLVFTGWLYVTVPTAFIPDEDQGYFITIIQAPEGVSLNYTSKVMTEVETEILKLPEVTGTFALGGFSFSGNTANSGVIFTTLKPWNERRQSEHSANAIINKLQGVLSNIPEAQIFPVNPPSIDGLGNFGGFQFQLQDRSGTTDLNTMLEVMGKIIAQGNQTPGLQGVFSTFNANTPQMLITVDRNKAKVLQVPVDDIFKTLQSYMGSQYVNDFNFLSRTYRVYVQADAKFRSEPGDIGKLYVRSETGKMIPLSNLVKLTPTTGAQTINHYNLFRSIEINGGAAPGFSSGQAIAAMENLAQTILPASMGYEWSGITTEEQTSGGQAPLIFGLGLIFVFLVLAAQYENYVDPLIIMLSVPLAILGALIAQSLRGLSNDVFCQVGLVMLIGLASKNAILIVEFANQLRDQGLPITKAAIQAAQERLRPILMTALSTLLGIFPLLIAVGAGAASRQSLGTAVFGGMFVATFLSLFVVPILYIVISKMRDRIKPRRQPPLTGSHPEDKIPSFIPFNFKVDTDSKRREQE; encoded by the coding sequence ATGTTTGTTAACTTTTTTATTAAACGACCAGTATTTACCAGCGTCTGCGCCATTATCATTTTTTTGGTGGGTGCAATTAGTATCCCGACGCTACCGACTGATAGATATCCCGAAATTAGTCCTACACAAATTATTGTTAATGCTAACTACACTGGGGCAAGTGCGGAAGTTGTAGAAAAGACGGTGACTAGTGTCTTGGAACGCCAAATTAATGGGGTGCAAGGCATGAAGTATATAACTTCTAGCAGTAGCAATGACGGAACTAGTACGATTACTGTCACCTTTGACGCATCACGGGATAAGGATATTGCGGCTGTTGATGTGCAGAATCGTATCTCTCTAGCACAATCACAGTTACCAGAAGCAGTGCAGCGTACTGGGGTGACTGTGAAGAAACAATCTAATAATCTTTTGCTGGCGATGGGTTTGTATAGCGATCGCCAAGAATACGACAATATATTTTTAAGTAACTACGCTGATTTATATTTAGTTGATGCCCTCAAAAGAATTGATGGTGTCAGTGAGGCGCAGATTTTTGGGGAACGTCGTTATGCGATGCGCCTCTGGCTTGACCCTAATCGCTTGGCTAGTCGTAATTTGACAGCCCAAGATGTAATTGATGCCCTAGATGAACAAAATATTCAAATCGGTGCCGGACAAATCGGTCAGCCACCAGTTCCGTCTGATTTGATGTATCAAATTGATTTAACAGCAGTTAGTAGATTAACTGATGTATCGGAATTTGAAAATATTGTCCTGAAAACGGGTGCAGATGGTTCATTGATTACCTTTAAGGATATCGGCCGGGCAGAATTAGGAGCAGAAAACTATAATTCTTTCCTGCGTTTTCGGGGCAAAGACGGCGTAGGAATTGGCATATTTCCTTTACCTGGGAGTAACGCCATAGAAGTCGCTAAAGCTGTGCGCTTGGAAATGGCACGCTTGGCGAAAAGTTTTCCCCCAGGGATGGAATATCAAGTGGCGTTTGATACCACTGACTTTGTAGAAGCATCTTTAGTAGAAGTAGTGATTACTCTCCTACAAGCGATCGCCCTGGTTGTTTTAGTCATATTTCTCTTTCTCCAAGATTGGCGGACTACCCTAATTCCCGTCATTACCATTCCTCTGTCGTTGATTGGGACTTTCGCATTTATTAAAGTTTTTGGTTTTTCTATCAATACCTTGACCCTGTTTGGCATGACTCTCGCTACAGGGATGGTAGTAGATGATGCCATTATCGTGGTCGAAAATGTCTCCCGCCTGATTCAAAACCAGGGAATGTCACCCCGTCAAGCAGCTTCGGCAACAATGCGGGAGTTATTCGGGGCAGTAATTGCGACATCATTAGTATTAATGGCAGTGTTTGTACCAGTGGCTTTTTTCCCTGGTGCAACAGGTCAAATTTATCGCCAGTTTGCGTTAACTATTGCCTTTTCTATTGGCATTTCTACCTTTTTGGCTGTCACCCTCACCCCCACTTTATCAGCTTTATTACTCCGCGCTAAACCGAAACCACGGGGGATATTTGGCTGGTTTTTTGGACGGATTAACTGGTTTTTAGAGGCAATGCAGAGACAATATGAGCGATCGCTGTATTTTTTATACCGTGTAAGAGCGATCATGATTGGGTTATTTGTCGCCTCCTTAGTATTCACAGGTTGGTTATATGTCACCGTTCCCACAGCCTTTATCCCCGATGAAGACCAAGGTTATTTCATTACCATTATTCAAGCCCCAGAGGGGGTTTCTCTCAATTACACCAGCAAAGTCATGACCGAGGTAGAAACGGAAATTCTGAAATTACCGGAAGTAACTGGTACTTTCGCGCTCGGTGGTTTTAGTTTTAGCGGTAATACTGCTAATAGTGGTGTAATTTTTACCACTCTCAAACCTTGGAATGAACGCCGACAATCAGAACACTCAGCCAACGCCATTATTAACAAGTTGCAGGGAGTATTATCAAATATTCCTGAAGCGCAGATTTTTCCTGTCAACCCACCATCAATTGACGGCTTGGGAAATTTCGGTGGTTTCCAATTCCAACTGCAAGATAGATCAGGAACTACCGATTTAAACACCATGCTGGAAGTGATGGGAAAAATCATCGCCCAAGGTAATCAAACCCCTGGCTTGCAAGGTGTGTTTAGCACCTTTAACGCCAACACACCCCAGATGTTAATTACCGTAGACCGCAACAAAGCTAAAGTTTTACAAGTCCCCGTAGACGATATATTTAAAACCCTGCAAAGTTATATGGGTTCACAATACGTCAACGACTTTAATTTTCTCTCACGCACCTATCGGGTATATGTGCAAGCTGATGCCAAGTTCCGTTCTGAACCTGGGGATATTGGCAAGTTATATGTGCGTTCCGAAACTGGGAAAATGATTCCCTTGAGTAACTTAGTTAAGTTAACACCTACAACTGGCGCGCAAACTATCAACCACTATAACCTGTTCCGGTCGATAGAAATCAACGGCGGTGCTGCACCTGGCTTCAGTTCTGGACAAGCGATCGCCGCAATGGAAAACTTAGCCCAAACCATCCTCCCAGCCAGTATGGGCTACGAATGGTCAGGAATCACCACCGAAGAACAAACTTCTGGAGGACAAGCACCACTAATTTTTGGTCTAGGATTAATCTTCGTATTTTTGGTACTAGCCGCCCAATACGAAAACTATGTAGACCCCTTAATTATTATGCTGTCCGTCCCTTTAGCAATTTTGGGAGCATTAATAGCCCAATCATTGCGGGGTTTGAGTAACGATGTCTTTTGTCAGGTGGGGTTAGTCATGCTGATTGGTTTAGCCAGTAAAAACGCAATTTTGATTGTGGAATTTGCTAACCAACTGCGTGATCAAGGCTTACCCATCACCAAAGCCGCCATCCAAGCAGCACAAGAACGCCTCCGCCCGATTTTGATGACAGCATTATCTACATTGTTGGGGATTTTTCCCCTATTAATTGCCGTTGGTGCAGGTGCAGCCAGCCGTCAATCATTGGGGACAGCCGTATTTGGCGGAATGTTCGTGGCAACGTTCTTAAGTTTGTTTGTCGTGCCAATACTATATATAGTGATTAGTAAAATGCGCGATCGCATCAAACCCCGTCGTCAGCCTCCCCTTACAGGTTCTCATCCAGAAGACAAAATACCCTCCTTTATACCGTTCAACTTTAAGGTTGATACAGATAGCAAGCGTAGGGAGCAAGAATAG
- a CDS encoding Rpn family recombination-promoting nuclease/putative transposase has protein sequence MKTDSIFYRLFQQFPSIFFELIGNPPETANIYRFASVEIKQTAFRIDGVFLPNQEQKSPIYFVEVQFQADEDIYLRLISEISLYLRQNKRQNPWRGVVIYPSRDIDIAEKEDFLEFFESQRIKIIYLDELGEAESLPIGIATIKLVIEGEDTAINTAKELINRTQQAQNSQLPQKQLLELIETILVYKFPQMSRQEIEAMFGLSELKQTRVYQEALEEGERKGEQKGEQKGRIQAKLEAVPKLLALGLTVEQIAQALDLDVTQVQQVAGL, from the coding sequence GTGAAAACCGACAGCATATTTTATCGCCTATTCCAACAATTCCCCAGCATTTTCTTTGAACTAATTGGCAACCCTCCCGAAACCGCCAACATCTATCGATTTGCTTCTGTTGAAATCAAACAAACAGCTTTCAGAATTGACGGTGTATTTCTCCCCAACCAAGAGCAAAAAAGCCCGATTTATTTTGTGGAAGTGCAATTTCAAGCAGATGAAGATATTTACCTGCGCCTGATTTCTGAAATTTCCTTATACTTACGCCAAAACAAACGCCAAAATCCTTGGCGGGGAGTAGTAATTTATCCTAGCAGAGATATAGATATAGCAGAGAAGGAAGATTTCTTAGAATTCTTTGAGAGTCAGCGTATCAAGATCATCTATTTAGATGAACTAGGCGAAGCTGAATCACTACCCATAGGCATTGCTACGATAAAATTAGTAATTGAGGGGGAAGATACAGCCATTAACACGGCTAAGGAATTAATTAACCGCACCCAGCAAGCACAGAATTCGCAACTACCACAAAAACAGTTACTAGAATTAATAGAGACAATCTTAGTTTATAAATTTCCACAAATGAGTCGTCAGGAGATAGAAGCAATGTTTGGTTTAAGTGAGTTAAAACAAACACGGGTTTATCAAGAAGCTTTAGAAGAAGGTGAACGAAAAGGTGAACAAAAAGGTGAACAAAAAGGACGTATACAAGCAAAATTAGAAGCTGTACCTAAACTGTTAGCACTGGGTTTAACTGTAGAACAGATAGCACAAGCTTTAGACTTAGATGTTACACAAGTCCAGCAAGTAGCAGGTTTATAA
- a CDS encoding SDR family oxidoreductase — MTGLAGKVAIVTGASRGIGRAIALTLASQGASVVVNYAGRADKAQEVVTEIDKMGVKAIAVQADVSKVADIERLFAETMAQFGKVDILVNNAGTIVYKPITEITEADFDKIYAVNVKGTFFACQQAARHMTEGGRIINFSSSTTALMLPTYSAYVATKGAVEQISRVLAKELGAKNIAVNVVSPGPTATELFLDGKTEEQINRLSQMAVFGRLGDAQEIADVVAFLASDAARWITAQNIRVNGGII; from the coding sequence ATGACAGGTTTAGCTGGGAAGGTTGCAATTGTGACAGGTGCATCACGGGGAATTGGACGAGCGATCGCACTGACTTTAGCTAGTCAAGGCGCATCCGTAGTAGTAAACTATGCAGGCAGAGCCGATAAAGCCCAAGAAGTCGTCACAGAAATAGACAAAATGGGAGTTAAGGCGATCGCAGTGCAAGCAGATGTTAGCAAAGTAGCTGATATTGAGAGATTATTTGCAGAAACTATGGCTCAATTTGGCAAAGTTGATATTTTAGTCAACAATGCCGGGACAATCGTTTATAAACCCATCACAGAAATTACCGAAGCAGACTTTGACAAGATTTATGCAGTCAACGTCAAAGGTACTTTCTTCGCCTGTCAGCAAGCTGCACGCCACATGACAGAAGGGGGAAGAATTATTAACTTTTCCTCCTCTACCACAGCTTTGATGCTACCTACTTATAGCGCGTATGTAGCAACTAAAGGTGCAGTCGAACAGATATCACGAGTATTAGCAAAAGAGTTAGGCGCGAAAAATATCGCCGTGAACGTAGTATCACCAGGCCCCACAGCTACAGAATTGTTTTTAGACGGCAAAACGGAAGAACAAATCAACCGTCTATCTCAAATGGCTGTCTTTGGTAGGTTGGGCGATGCTCAAGAAATAGCCGATGTCGTAGCCTTTTTAGCAAGTGATGCAGCTAGATGGATCACGGCTCAAAACATTCGCGTCAACGGCGGGATTATCTAA
- a CDS encoding alkene reductase, with protein sequence MNLFTPVQLGSYTLPNRIVMAPMTRLRAIDNIPNALMAEYYAQRASAGLIVTECTAISPLSLGYINCPGIYTDAQIDGWRLVTDAVHEQGGRIFVQLWHSGRVAHPALLGGELPVAPSAIAGVGSLHTPIGKVALETPHALEITEIGEIVEQFRQGAVNALAAGFDGVELHGAFGYLIDQFIQDGSNQRTDEYGGSVENRSRFVLEVVEAVSGVLGGGRVGIKLSPSNTFYGMSDSNPKETFTYVVKALNPFDLAYVHMMEPNEVDLSTREVMNPVTPHFRQIFQGTLITNGGYDHETADNILSKNDADLVSFGKLFIANPDLPQRFKLNAELNTPDPRTFYGAEATGYTDYPFLVESK encoded by the coding sequence ATGAACCTATTTACACCAGTTCAACTAGGGTCATACACTCTACCCAACCGGATTGTTATGGCTCCCATGACACGCTTACGAGCAATAGACAACATCCCAAATGCACTGATGGCAGAATATTATGCTCAACGAGCCAGTGCAGGATTGATTGTGACGGAATGTACAGCCATTTCACCCTTAAGTTTAGGCTATATCAACTGTCCAGGGATTTATACAGACGCACAAATTGACGGATGGCGGTTAGTCACAGATGCAGTTCATGAACAAGGGGGACGTATCTTTGTACAACTATGGCATTCTGGAAGAGTTGCTCATCCTGCCTTATTGGGTGGAGAATTACCAGTAGCACCAAGTGCGATCGCTGGAGTAGGTTCACTGCACACACCCATCGGTAAAGTTGCTTTAGAAACTCCCCACGCTTTAGAAATTACAGAAATCGGCGAAATTGTCGAACAATTCCGTCAGGGTGCAGTCAATGCTTTAGCTGCTGGCTTTGATGGTGTAGAATTACACGGTGCATTCGGCTATTTAATCGACCAATTTATCCAAGATGGTTCAAACCAGCGTACAGATGAATATGGCGGCTCAGTAGAAAATCGTAGCCGCTTTGTCTTAGAAGTAGTAGAAGCAGTTAGCGGTGTGCTAGGAGGCGGTAGAGTTGGGATTAAACTTTCCCCCAGTAACACTTTCTACGGGATGTCCGACTCCAACCCCAAAGAAACATTTACTTATGTAGTGAAAGCTCTGAATCCCTTCGATTTAGCCTATGTCCACATGATGGAACCTAACGAAGTGGATTTATCAACTCGTGAAGTGATGAATCCCGTCACACCCCATTTCCGCCAAATCTTCCAAGGGACATTAATTACCAACGGTGGTTATGATCACGAAACCGCAGACAACATTCTCAGCAAAAACGATGCAGATTTAGTATCGTTTGGCAAATTGTTTATTGCTAACCCCGACTTACCCCAAAGATTCAAACTTAACGCCGAATTAAACACCCCAGATCCCAGAACATTCTACGGAGCAGAAGCCACAGGATATACAGATTATCCCTTTTTAGTTGAGAGTAAGTGA
- a CDS encoding rubrerythrin family protein, whose protein sequence is MDLSNFTTLQNLEAAFGGESMANRKYLFFAEVARKLGFKDLAKLFRETAEQETEHAFAHFELLHPELVVEDPAALTDEQKREIVSRCLSLAIEGETYEYTTMYPDFAAAAQRDRDNPAAEEFLKQAQESGEHADTFRAAAHRFGLLKFIENYHADRYTEALEVINGGQPVTRVASDDPNTRKWICRQCSMIYDPVIGDPDSGIAPGTPFEAIPDDWQCPICGATKKTFIPLEEKTAA, encoded by the coding sequence ATGGATCTTTCAAACTTTACTACTCTGCAAAATCTAGAAGCTGCTTTTGGTGGCGAATCAATGGCAAACCGGAAATATCTATTTTTTGCTGAAGTAGCGCGTAAACTGGGTTTTAAAGATTTAGCCAAACTATTTCGTGAAACCGCAGAACAGGAAACTGAACACGCCTTTGCCCATTTTGAATTGTTACACCCAGAATTAGTGGTGGAAGATCCAGCAGCTTTGACTGATGAACAAAAGCGGGAAATTGTTTCTCGTTGCTTATCTTTAGCCATTGAGGGCGAAACTTACGAATACACTACCATGTATCCTGATTTTGCCGCAGCAGCCCAACGAGATCGCGACAATCCCGCCGCCGAAGAATTTCTCAAGCAAGCACAAGAATCTGGCGAACACGCCGACACTTTCCGCGCCGCCGCCCACCGTTTTGGCTTATTGAAATTCATCGAAAATTACCACGCCGATCGCTATACTGAAGCTTTAGAAGTGATTAACGGTGGACAACCTGTAACTAGAGTAGCCAGTGATGATCCCAACACCCGTAAATGGATTTGCAGACAATGCAGCATGATTTACGATCCTGTAATCGGTGATCCTGATTCTGGGATTGCCCCAGGTACACCCTTTGAAGCGATTCCCGATGATTGGCAATGTCCAATTTGTGGTGCTACCAAAAAGACATTTATTCCCCTTGAGGAAAAAACGGCCGCTTAG
- a CDS encoding ABC transporter ATP-binding protein: MIAPSQPQENSSNQAIWRVLGSLRNYGLISLGALLSLLLLTVVYAITPQLFRWGIDEGIAKRNLQIVLYSAAWMVVAAIARGVFSFGESYLAEAVSQGVAYDLRNKIFSKIQNLSFSYHDQSQTSQLLTRVTSDIELVRTFIGTSLIQVIAGVVTLVVVAVLLLVMNWELALISLTVVPVASWLMARFVIGNDKLFGQIQERLGSLNAVLQENLIGIRVVKAFVRESAEKSRYTRLNDELVSANMKTIRAIRNTFPFIFLLSNLVTLAVFGYGGAQVIGNRFSIGELVAFNSYLVLLFQPILLIGFAAPAIAQAAASATRVYEVVDATIEIRDRPDAIAFDTCGGRITFENVSFRYPGAAIETLKNVSFETRPKELIAVLGMTGSGKSTIMNLIPRFYDVTEGAIRIDGRDVKNFTLKSLRNHIGIVFQESTLFAGTIRENIAYAKPNAPLEAVIEVAKTAQIHDFITSLPDGYETIVGERGVGLSGGQKQRIAIARTLLTDYSILILDDSTSAVDAKTASEIQAALDEMMRRKACVTFVVAQRISTVKNADRIFLIDKGKLVAQGTHEELMQTSPLYGAILESQVKKQGVNV, encoded by the coding sequence GTGATTGCACCATCACAACCCCAGGAAAATTCCTCAAATCAAGCAATCTGGCGTGTTTTGGGGAGTTTGAGAAATTATGGCTTGATTTCTCTGGGGGCTTTGCTAAGTTTATTACTGTTGACAGTTGTTTATGCGATAACTCCGCAACTATTTCGTTGGGGAATAGACGAGGGAATTGCCAAGAGAAATTTACAGATAGTTTTATATAGTGCAGCATGGATGGTAGTGGCAGCGATCGCGCGTGGTGTATTTAGTTTTGGTGAAAGTTATCTGGCAGAAGCAGTATCTCAAGGTGTCGCCTATGACTTACGCAATAAAATTTTCAGCAAAATTCAAAATCTGAGTTTTAGCTATCATGATCAGTCCCAGACATCACAACTGTTAACTCGCGTTACCAGTGATATTGAACTCGTCCGTACATTTATCGGGACTAGTTTGATTCAAGTCATAGCTGGAGTTGTAACATTGGTGGTGGTGGCGGTACTTTTGCTGGTGATGAATTGGGAATTAGCGTTAATTTCCCTGACAGTAGTACCGGTAGCTTCTTGGTTAATGGCGCGATTTGTCATCGGTAATGATAAATTGTTCGGACAGATCCAGGAACGGCTAGGTAGTCTCAATGCTGTATTACAAGAGAACCTGATTGGTATTAGAGTCGTTAAAGCCTTTGTGCGGGAATCGGCGGAAAAATCCCGTTATACCAGGCTCAATGATGAATTAGTCTCTGCCAACATGAAGACTATCCGCGCCATCCGCAATACATTTCCGTTTATCTTTCTTTTGAGTAATTTAGTGACGTTGGCGGTGTTTGGTTATGGTGGGGCGCAAGTTATTGGTAATAGATTTTCCATTGGCGAACTAGTGGCGTTTAACTCCTACTTAGTGTTGCTTTTTCAGCCCATTTTGCTGATTGGCTTTGCTGCACCTGCGATCGCTCAAGCTGCTGCTTCCGCTACAAGAGTTTACGAAGTAGTAGACGCTACAATCGAGATTCGCGATCGCCCAGATGCGATCGCCTTTGATACCTGTGGCGGTAGAATCACCTTTGAAAACGTCTCTTTTCGTTATCCTGGCGCAGCCATCGAAACTTTAAAGAATGTATCTTTTGAAACTAGACCTAAAGAACTAATTGCCGTCTTGGGAATGACAGGTTCCGGCAAAAGTACGATTATGAACCTGATTCCCCGCTTTTATGATGTCACCGAGGGCGCGATTCGTATTGATGGTAGAGATGTCAAAAATTTTACCCTCAAAAGTTTGAGAAACCACATTGGCATTGTATTTCAAGAAAGTACATTATTTGCCGGTACAATTCGCGAAAATATTGCCTATGCTAAACCTAATGCACCATTAGAAGCAGTCATTGAGGTAGCCAAAACTGCCCAAATTCATGATTTCATTACCAGTCTGCCAGATGGCTACGAGACAATTGTTGGTGAACGTGGCGTAGGGTTATCTGGTGGACAGAAACAACGGATTGCGATCGCGCGGACTTTACTTACCGACTACAGTATTTTAATTTTGGATGATAGTACCTCTGCGGTTGATGCCAAAACTGCCAGCGAAATCCAAGCCGCATTAGATGAGATGATGCGCCGCAAAGCCTGTGTAACTTTTGTTGTCGCCCAACGCATTAGCACCGTCAAAAACGCTGACCGAATTTTTCTCATAGACAAAGGAAAATTAGTAGCCCAAGGCACACATGAAGAATTAATGCAAACCAGCCCACTTTATGGAGCGATTTTAGAATCTCAAGTGAAGAAACAAGGCGTAAACGTGTAA
- a CDS encoding ABC transporter ATP-binding protein — protein sequence MSTLRRFLRYFLPFRKEIPVALTFVLIGASTQALGPFLLGWSVDNLIVKGNLPGLLLLLGILGLIYGFSIWAIRGQIIRVGWIMQRLLAQLRQDIFLKIQSLPLSFFDRSEAGDLMSRLLNDVNTVNQAFGQTVAQMLGNVFSLVGIVIAMLSINLQLGLLSNLVVPLMIFTTSLFSRWARSKFRVTRQTIGELSAKLEEDIGSVREAQAFNRVHINIAEFDQLNAANRDANVEAVAITSAFLPSIDFLNTLATAGVLAYGGYLAVTGRATVGVVTSFLLYVQQFFRPIQILSQFYTQAQSAFAGLDRIFLLLDEPSLLQDAPDAMTMPTIQGEVIFENVKFGYNPEQMVLKGVNLHAHPGEMVALVGHTGSGKTTIINMILRFYDVSDGAVKIDSIDVRSVTQASLRRQIGIVLQDNILFSGTVAENIAFGAPYATQAEIEAAAQLANVHEFITSLPQGYTTQLGERGAPLSQGQRQLISIARAVLINPRILILDEATSSIDTRTEALVQDAIARLLKGRTSFVIAHRLSTVTQADQVLVMQQGQIVERGTHAQLIEQQGVYANLYALQLGATTTMEVH from the coding sequence ATGTCAACTCTCCGGCGTTTTTTACGATACTTTTTACCCTTTCGCAAGGAAATTCCAGTCGCACTGACATTCGTGTTAATTGGTGCTTCCACTCAGGCTTTGGGGCCATTCTTACTCGGATGGTCAGTTGATAATCTAATTGTCAAGGGAAATTTGCCTGGTTTACTACTATTATTAGGAATACTAGGTTTAATCTACGGTTTTAGTATCTGGGCAATTCGGGGTCAAATTATTCGCGTCGGTTGGATTATGCAACGATTACTGGCGCAATTGAGACAAGATATTTTTCTGAAAATTCAAAGTCTACCACTCAGCTTTTTTGACCGTAGTGAAGCTGGGGATTTAATGAGTCGGTTACTCAATGATGTAAATACCGTCAATCAAGCTTTTGGACAAACTGTTGCTCAAATGTTGGGTAACGTTTTTAGTTTGGTTGGTATTGTCATTGCCATGCTCTCTATTAATCTACAACTTGGTCTATTGAGTAACTTAGTTGTTCCCCTGATGATTTTTACTACTAGCTTGTTTTCACGATGGGCAAGGAGTAAATTTCGAGTGACACGTCAAACTATTGGCGAACTCTCTGCCAAGTTGGAAGAAGATATTGGCAGTGTCAGAGAAGCACAAGCATTTAATCGTGTACACATTAACATAGCAGAATTTGATCAACTCAACGCCGCTAATCGTGATGCCAACGTCGAAGCAGTAGCGATTACCTCTGCTTTTTTACCATCAATTGATTTTCTCAACACCCTAGCTACCGCAGGTGTATTAGCTTATGGTGGCTATCTTGCCGTTACTGGAAGGGCAACAGTAGGCGTAGTCACATCTTTTTTATTGTATGTGCAGCAGTTTTTTCGCCCTATCCAAATCCTCAGTCAGTTTTACACCCAAGCCCAATCTGCATTCGCGGGACTGGATCGAATTTTTCTGTTGTTAGATGAACCATCACTATTGCAAGACGCTCCTGACGCGATGACAATGCCTACTATTCAGGGTGAGGTCATCTTTGAGAATGTCAAGTTTGGCTATAATCCAGAACAAATGGTACTAAAAGGTGTAAATTTACACGCTCATCCAGGAGAAATGGTGGCATTAGTAGGACACACTGGCTCAGGTAAAACCACCATTATTAATATGATATTGCGTTTTTATGATGTTTCGGATGGTGCTGTCAAAATAGATAGCATAGATGTCCGTAGTGTTACACAAGCGAGTCTGCGCCGTCAGATTGGCATTGTCTTACAAGATAATATTTTATTTAGTGGCACTGTAGCGGAAAATATTGCTTTTGGTGCGCCGTATGCTACCCAAGCTGAGATTGAAGCGGCAGCACAATTAGCCAATGTGCATGAGTTTATTACTTCTCTACCACAGGGTTACACAACTCAGTTAGGGGAACGAGGCGCACCTTTGAGCCAAGGACAAAGACAACTGATTAGTATTGCTCGTGCGGTGTTAATTAATCCCCGCATCTTGATTTTAGATGAAGCAACCAGTAGCATAGACACTCGTACAGAAGCCCTAGTACAAGATGCGATCGCTCGTTTATTAAAAGGTCGTACCAGCTTCGTCATTGCTCACCGTCTCAGTACCGTCACCCAGGCTGATCAGGTGTTAGTAATGCAGCAAGGTCAAATTGTTGAAAGAGGGACTCATGCTCAACTGATTGAGCAACAAGGTGTTTATGCTAATCTCTATGCTCTCCAGTTAGGTGCGACAACCACAATGGAAGTTCATTGA
- a CDS encoding CDGSH iron-sulfur domain-containing protein, giving the protein MSEPIIVDKKPTLVKLQPGKYFWCSCGQSTNQPFCDGSHKGTNFQPLAFEITEEKQVALCLCKHTNNTPFCDGSHKSL; this is encoded by the coding sequence ATGTCCGAACCTATAATTGTTGACAAAAAACCTACGCTTGTAAAACTACAACCAGGCAAATATTTTTGGTGTAGTTGCGGACAATCTACAAATCAACCTTTTTGTGATGGTTCTCATAAAGGCACAAATTTTCAACCGTTAGCTTTTGAAATTACAGAAGAAAAACAGGTGGCATTGTGTCTGTGTAAACACACTAACAATACTCCTTTTTGCGATGGTAGTCATAAATCACTCTAA